Proteins found in one Cheilinus undulatus linkage group 9, ASM1832078v1, whole genome shotgun sequence genomic segment:
- the ptprjb.1 gene encoding receptor-type tyrosine-protein phosphatase beta isoform X3, giving the protein MKPLVRFCVSLLLLCALLEGAQPNCDSDNRQCSGNETETFTTDTKSISLESDPTCNLSSRTDTTGQGSLSDLTPGAVYPVFFGCFNCCKEITTKPEAVRDLSVSEITTSSVSLTWTKPNGNSSLYRVYWTDETNKWNKSTNETNMNVTGLTAGVEYTFTVSAVADDGQTEGENSTKTRYTKPGVVTDLRVHNVTTSSMFLTWTKPEGQSPSYKVQWTDEASKTVTETKTSINITDLTAGVQYDISVTAVAGDNTTEGESSTVSRYTKPALVDNLNAVDITTSSMFLNWTEPRGESPSFRVQWKIKNGKLIDTVNVTETSINITDLTAGVQYDTSVTAVAGDNTTEGESSTVSKYTKPAVVDNLSAVEITTSSVCLNWTKPEGENSFYRVQWENGDMNQTKTVTETSINITGLTAGVQYDISVTAVAGDNTTEGESSTVSKYTKPALVDNLHAVDITTSSVCLNWTKPEGENSFYRVQWENGDMNQTKTVTETSINITGLTAGVQYDISVTAVAGDNQTEGQSSTVSIYTKPAVVDNLSAVEITTSSMFLNWTEPRGERSFYRVQWRNGDMNKTKTVTDTSINITGLTAGVQYDISVTAVAGDNTTEGESSTVSKYTKPAVVNNLSAIEITTSSMFLNWTKPRGESPSFRVQWKIKNGKLIDTVNVTETSINITGLTAGVQYDISVTAVAGDNTTEGESSTVSKYTKPAVVDNLSAVEITTSSVCLNWTKPEGENSFYRVQWENGDMNQTKTVTETSINITGLTAGVQYDISVTAVAGDNTTEGESSTVSKYTKPAVVDNLSAVEITTSSMFLNWTEPRGERSFYRVQWRNGDMNKTKTVTDTSINITGLTAGVQYDISVTAVAGDNTTEGESSTVSKYTKPAVVNNLSAIEITTSSMFLNWTKPRGESPSFRVQWKIKNGKLIDTVNVTETSINITDLTAGVQYDISVTAVAGDNTTEGESSTVSKYTKPGVVRDLSVSNVTTSSMFLSWTEPEGKRSTFRVQWKTKNGKFIETENVTETQISITGLTAGVHYEMSVTAVAGDGQTRGQSSTVSKYTKPGKVGSHTSSVTNYTISLNWKAPPGDVSEYRVDWHNGGTEMSNSTTSTFAKLSDLIPGTTYTIQITAVNGAHETGEPYIFTVVTKPAVVNNLIITGVTTTSVTLEWSKPKGNATSYIVQWLEGVKSLNDSTNETSLTIDGLTPGYEYSITVVAVSESPSNTGEGTSTSTFTKPVKPVNITVGPRGTDNLNIAWVLSEGRVDHYVVHILNKELMFSNNKTSKNTTVLFTGLYPGRVFVVTVTAEAGAHREMSDESQFATYPTPPGAIVITRRTNSSLHLGWATPALMENAPDVIYHVTYISSMDGAEKNESMVNKTDLLPLLAGTSYNISVKTIGPQGLTSSAVHTSTFTSPNPVLNLISHPKSISSVEVKWSPPREEKDYYTYYVQTHSPTGTPINRTVSTNSADLSDLESGTRYSISVRTIAAPGIESTEEFTSSYTKPTAVANVKAENVTTTSVRLSWSRQSDYKQSYSYLVMALHGAMRVHNDSTKTETYTFTNLCPGRLYTFKVITEVDGVESSVANTTSYTKPPVVSDILVTGDTTKLSVSWMAAECQVESFTVRLLRGEELVGNGTDLSNTTVNKVFEGLKPGVLYCAEVITESGPFRNTSPRVCNATFPNPPGPITVASQTVDSINFTWSLPENMDHMQYNFSVTTSNGSSLTTDRWFLLKGLLSGSPYNISVVTVGVNNFESTEVTARNYTRPYPAEVLAKKTEINPTTVTLFWEQKEIKPHYSYVVKASNNAPPETVDKTTKTISGLLSGTNYSFTVITQTEDGTQADPETVSFFTRPHGVRHLQAKTLNTTAVRLSWTDPMEYKPEYRYQVETTGCDTFKNINSTVNNTVISELTQGTECTFCVFVRAGDGIKGEANCISQYTEPETVQPSISSQGSNSSILVSWTKPQGRVDNFSVSLTSTSESGIQLNSSATSYLFENLSAGRVYFAVVSTLSGPFKRPSVNVTNATFPNPPGPISVLEKTTNSLEIKWEGAPQMSGASFFYQLTNISAKEGNFISTTSTSHTFSSLLSGTSYNISVATVGASDFQSAKVYRHMVTTRPFGVGSVRTTVEEEIINVTWDIPVQYKDSYRFILTRQSSEGNVSDTAKENTYNFTKLVPGSPYNISVTTETSDGTQSNTTWKSVCTKASPGTNFVCEGPNKTNAEVILTWKCPRGRYSSFKVYVDDNDHSTSSQCNLTVPNLRHYTEYKLTVETQSCGPASNQTVRCRTGITNPPSPGNLNLLVKVMEREHDRFTLNINSSLLNNTNGPIRYVGVLVMNENTDTSDFRSYLEKTHAQWDAGNTPAYLATVREINLQSRSEDAQLVIVVGDSSIWKGYTNGALKANRNYQLAIVLFTDLKLQSQLVNGAQSLVSVTQFSTVVFLPVNPAVIGLAVGATLGIFSILFFILIGFIIYWRRLSKKKSPDIQINPIRAKSVAVKVEDFEAYYKKQKADSNCGFAEEFEDLKTVGTGQTKTNALAPENKSKNRYNNVLPYDHSRVKLSIIHGSPHDDYINANYMPGYNSRKEFIAAQGPLPQTVNEFWRMIWEKNVQTLVMLTRCNEQGRVKCEQYWEHGTKHFENIIVTMTSEIPLKDWTIRDFDVKNVKTAETRSVRHFHFTAWPDHGVPETTELLISFRHLVREHMDQYSRHSPAVVHCSAGVGRTGTLIAIDRLINQIERENTVDVYGIVHDLRMHRPLMVQTEDQYVFLNQCALDIIRSRTGTNVDLIYQNIAAISIYENVEPKKGHSKNGY; this is encoded by the exons GGTGCTCAACCAAACTGTGACAGTGACA ATAGACAATGCTCTGGgaatgaaacagaaacatttacaaCAGACACAAAATCGATCAGCTTAGAATCAGATCCAACCTGTAACTTATCCAGCAGGACTGACACCACTGGACAGGGATCGCTGAGCGATTTGACTCCTGGAGCCGTCTACCCTGTGTTTTTCGGTTGTTTCAACTGCTGCAAAGAAATCACAACGA AGCCTGAAGCTGTCAGGGATCTCAGTGTCAGTGAAATCACAACCTCATCCGTGTCTCTGACCTGGACTAAACCAAATGGAAATAGCTCCCTCTACAGAGTCTACTGGACAGATGAAACAAATAAATGGAACAAGAGTACCAATGAAACAAACATGAATGTCACTGGGCTGACAGCTGGAGTAGAGTACACTTTTACAGTCAGTGCTGTAGCAGATGATGGTCAAACTGAAGGAGAGAATTCCACGAAAACTCGGTACACCA AGCCTGGAGTGGTTACGGATCTTCGAGTTCATAATGTCACAACATCCTCAATGTTTCTAACCTGGACTAAACCAGAAGGACAGAGCCCCTCCTATAAAGTACAGTGGACTGATGAGGCATCTAAGACTGTGACTGAGACAAAAACATCCATTAACATTACTGACCTGACTGCTGGGGTCCAGTATGACATAAGTGTCACTGCAGTGGCTGGAGATAACACAACAGAAGGAGAGAGTTCCACTGTTTCAAGATACACCA AGCCTGCATTGGTAGATAATCTCAATGCTGTTGATATCACAACATCCTCAATGTTTctgaactggactgaaccaagaGGAGAGAGCCCCTCTTTCAGAGTccagtggaaaataaaaaatggaaagcTTATTGACACTGTAAACGTGACAGAGACATCCATTAACATTACTGACCTGACTGCTGGGGTCCAGTATGACACAAGTGTCACTGCAGTGGCTGGAGATAACACAACAGAAGGAGAGAGTTCCACTGTTTCAAAATACACCA AGCCGGCAGTGGTCGATAATCTCAGTGCTGTTGAAATCACAACATCATCAGTGTGTCTGAACTGGACTAAACCAGAAGGAGAGAACTCTTTCTATAGAGTACAGTGGGAGAATGGAGACATGAATCAGACTAAAACTGTAACAGAGACATCCATTAACATTACTGGCCTGACTGCTGGGGTCCAGTATGACATAAGTGTCACTGCAGTGGCTGGAGATAACACAACAGAAGGAGAGAGTTCCACTGTTTCAAAATACACCA AGCCTGCATTGGTAGATAATCTTCATGCAGTTGACATCACAACATCATCAGTGTGTCTGAACTGGACTAAACCAGAAGGAGAGAACTCTTTCTATAGAGTACAGTGGGAGAATGGAGACATGAATCAGACTAAAACTGTAACAGAGACATCCATTAACATTACTGGCCTGACTGCTGGGGTCCAGTATGACATAAGTGTCACTGCAGTGGCTGGAGATAACCAAACTGAGGGACAAAGTTCCACTGTTTCAATATACACCA AGCCGGCAGTGGTCGATAATCTCAGTGCTGTTGAAATCACAACATCCTCAATGTTTCTGAACTGGACCGAACCACGAGGAGAGCGCTCCTTCTATAGAGTGCAGTGGAGGAATGGAGACATGAATAAGACTAAAACTGTAACAGACACATCCATTAACATTACTGGCCTGACTGCTGGGGTCCAGTATGACATAAGTGTCACTGCAGTGGCTGGAGATAACACAACAGAAGGAGAGAGTTCCACTGTTTCAAAATACACCA AGCCTGCAGTAGTGAATAATCTCAGTGCCATTGAAATCACAACATCCTCAATGTTTCTGAACTGGACTAAACCAAGAGGAGAGAGCCCCTCTTTCAGAGTccagtggaaaataaaaaatggaaagcTTATTGACACTGTAAACGTGACAGAGACATCCATTAACATTACTGGCCTGACTGCTGGGGTCCAGTATGACATAAGTGTCACTGCAGTGGCTGGAGATAACACAACAGAAGGAGAGAGTTCCACTGTTTCAAAATACACCA AGCCGGCAGTGGTCGATAATCTCAGTGCTGTTGAAATCACAACATCATCAGTGTGTCTGAACTGGACTAAACCAGAAGGAGAGAACTCTTTCTATAGAGTACAGTGGGAGAATGGAGACATGAATCAGACTAAAACTGTAACAGAGACATCCATTAACATTACTGGCCTGACTGCTGGGGTCCAGTATGACATAAGTGTCACTGCAGTGGCTGGAGATAACACAACAGAAGGAGAGAGTTCCACTGTTTCAAAATACACCA AGCCGGCAGTGGTCGATAATCTCAGTGCTGTTGAAATCACAACATCCTCAATGTTTCTGAACTGGACCGAACCACGAGGAGAGCGCTCCTTCTATAGAGTGCAGTGGAGGAATGGAGACATGAATAAGACTAAAACTGTAACAGACACATCCATTAACATTACTGGCCTGACTGCTGGGGTCCAGTATGACATAAGTGTCACTGCAGTGGCTGGAGATAACACAACAGAAGGAGAGAGTTCCACTGTTTCAAAATACACCA AGCCTGCAGTAGTGAATAATCTCAGTGCCATTGAAATCACAACATCCTCAATGTTTCTGAACTGGACTAAACCAAGAGGAGAGAGCCCCTCTTTCAGAGTccagtggaaaataaaaaatggaaagcTTATTGACACTGTAAACGTGACAGAGACATCCATTAACATTACTGACCTGACTGCTGGGGTCCAGTATGACATAAGTGTCACTGCAGTGGCTGGAGATAACACAACAGAAGGAGAGAGTTCCACTGTTTCAAAATACACCA AGCCTGGAGTGGTCCGGGATCTCAGTGTCTCTAATGTTACTACATCCTCTATGTTTCTGAGCTGGACTGAACCAGAAGGAAAGAGGTCTACTTTTAGAGTCcagtggaaaacaaaaaatggaaagttcattgaaactgaaaatgtgacagaaacacagattAGCATTACTGGGCTGACTGCTGGTGTCCACTATGAAATGAGTGTTACTGCAGTTGCAGGTGATGGCCAAACTAGGGGACAGAGTTCCACTGTTTCCAAATACACAA AACCTGGAAAAGTTGGGAGCCATACTTCATCTGTGACCAACTACACCATCTCCCTGAACTGGAAAGCACCTCCTGGTGACGTGTCTGAGTACAGGGTAGATTGGCACAATGGTGGGACAGAGATGTCAAACTCCACAACCTCTACCTTTGCCAAGCTATCAGACCTGATCCCTGGTACTACCTACACGATCCAGATCACCGCTGTAAATGGGGCTCATGAAACAGGAGAACCTTACATATTCACTGTTGTTACAA aaCCTGCTGTAGTCAATAATCTTATCATCACTGGAGTCACAACAACATCTGTGACTCTAGAGTGGTCTAAACCAAAGGGCAACGCCACGTCATACATCGTTCAGTGGCTGGAAGGAGTAAAAAGCTTGAATGACAGCACCAATGAAACATCCCTTACCATCGATGGTTTAACGCCTGGTTACGAGTACAGCATTACAGTGGTAGCTGTTTCTGAAAGTCCCTCAAACACAGGAGAGGGAACTTCAACATCTACCTTCACAA AACCTGTAAAGCCTGTGAATATCACTGTTGGACCCCGAGGAACTGATAACCTGAACATCGCATGGGTTTTGTCTGAAGGAAGGGTTGATCACTATGTGGTGCACATCTTAAATAAGGAACTGATGTTTTCTaacaacaaaacatcaaaaaacacCACTGTCCTCTTCACTGGTTTATATCCTGGGAGAGTCTTTGTCGTCACGGTGACTGCTGAGGCTGGAGCACACAGAGAGATgtctgatgagtctcaattTGCCACTT ACCCTACTCCTCCTGGTGCGATCGTCATCACTCGCAGGACTAACTCCTCACTCCACCTGGGTTGGGCGACTCCTGCTCTGATGGAGAATGCTCCTGACGTCATTTACCATGTCACCTACATCTCATCCATGGAcggtgcagaaaaaaatgaaagcatggTCAACAAAACTGAtctgttgccacttttagctgGAACTTCCTAtaacatttctgtgaaaacaATTGGACCCCAAGGCTTAACAAGCTCAGCTGTCCATACTTCTACTTTCACCT CACCTAACCCTGTGTTGAACCTCATATCCCACCCTAAATCCATCTCCTCCGTGGAAGTGAAATGGTCACCACCACGGGAAGAAAAGGACTATTACACATACTATGTCCAAACCCACAGCCCTACAGGGACACCCATAAACAGAACAGTCAGCACTAACAGTGCTGACTTATCAGACCTGGAGTCAGGAACGAGATACAGCATCAGCGTCAGGACGATAGCGGCACCAGGAATCGAATCAACAGAAGAATTCACATCCAGCTACACAA AACCCACAGCAGTGGCGAATGTCAAAGCAGAGAATGTGACAACGACATCTGTCCGGCTGTCCTGGTCCAGGCAGAGTGATTACAAACAGTCCTACTCCTACCTGGTGATGGCACTGCATGGTGCTATGCGGGTTCACAATGATTCAACCAAGACTGAGACGTACACCTTCACCAATCTGTGCCCTGGAAGACTGTATACTTTTAAAGTGATCACAGAGGTGGACGGGGTAGAATCCTCCGTGGCAAACACAACTAGTTACACAA AGCCTCCAGTGGTGTCTGACATCTTAGTCACAGGAGACACAACCAAGCTGTCAGTGAGCTGGATGGCAGCAGAGTGTCAGGTGGAATCGTTCACCGTCCGGCTGCTCAGAGGCGAGGAGCTGGTGGGAAACGGCACAGATCTAAGTAACACGACTGTAAACAAAGTGTTTGAGGGCCTGAAACCAGGAGTGCTGTACTGTGCAGAGGTGATCACTGAGAGTGGACCTTTTAGGAATACAAGTCCAAGAGTTTGCAACGCGACCT TTCCCAACCCTCCTGGTCCCATCACAGTGGCGTCTCAGACTGTGGACTCGATTAATTTCACCTGGTCCTTACCTGAGAACATGGACCACATGCAGTATAACTTCAGTGTGACCACATCTAATGGCTCCTCTTTGACCACAGACCGCTGGTTTCTGCTGAAAGGTCTACTGTCAGGAAGTCCGTACAACATCTCTGTTGTAACTGTTGGTGTGAACAACTTTGAGAGCACAGAGGTGACTGCACGAAACTATACAA GACCATATCCTGCAGAAGTGCTggcaaaaaagacagaaatcaaCCCAACTACAGTAACCTTGTTTTGGGAGCAGAAAGAGATCAAACCTCACTACTCTTATGTGGTGAAGGCTTCTAACAATGCTCCACCTGAAACAGTCGACAAAACCACAAAGACGATCAGTGGACTTCTCTCTGGGACGAACTACAGCTTTACTGTGATTACTCAGACAGAGGATGGCACTCAGGCAGATCCTGAGACTGTGTCTTTTTTTACAC GACCCCATGGTGTTAGACATTTACAGGCTAAAACCTTAAACACAACAGCTGTCCGTCTGTCTTGGACTGACCCTATGGAATACAAACCAGAGTACAGATATCAGGTTGAGACTACAGGCTGTGACACCTTCAAAAACATCAACTCCACAGTAAACAACACTGTAATCTCTGAGCTCACCCAAGGGACCGAATGCACCTTCTGTGTCTTTGTCAGGGCAGGAGACGGCATTAAAGGAGAAGCAAATTGCATCTCTCAGTACACAG AGCCTGAGACAGTGCAGCCCAGTATCTCCAGTCAGGGCTCCAACAGTTCAATCCTGGTGTCGTGGACCAAGCCTCAAGGGAGAGTGGACAACTTCAGCGTTTCTTTGACAAGCACCTCTGAATCTGGAATACAGCTGAACTCCAGTGCTACCTCCTATCTTTTTGAGAACCTGTCTGCTGGAAGAGTTTATTTCGCAGTGGTATCCACACTGAGCGGACCCTTCAAGAGACCATCTGTAAATGTTACAAATGCAACTT TCCCCAACCCTCCTGGCCCAATTTCAGTGCTGGAAAAGACAACTAACTCACTTGAAATTAAATGGGAGGGGGCTCCTCAGATGTCTGGTGCTTCATTCTTCTACCAGCTGACTAACATATCAGCAAAGGAAGGCAACTTCATCTCTACCACCAGCACCAGTCACACTTTCTCCTCCCTGCTGTCTGGCACCTCCTATAACATCTCAGTGGCTACAGTGGGTGCTTCAGATTTTCAGAGTGCGAAGGTTTACCGCCACATGGTCACCACAA GACCGTTTGGTGTGGGTTCTGTTCGCACTACTGTGGAGGAGGAGATCATTAATGTCACATGGGACATACCTGTTCAATACAAGGACAGCTATCGGTTCATTTTGACAAGGCAGAGCTCAGAAGGAAATGTCAGTGACACAGCAAAGGAAAACACATACAATTTTACCAAACTTGTTCCTGGCAGCCCTTACAACATCAGTGTGACCACAGAGACGTCTGATGGCACGCAGAGTAATACAACATGGAAATCTGTCTGCACAA AGGCGAGCCCTGGGACAAACTTTGTGTGTGAGGgtccaaacaaaacaaatgcagaaGTCATCCTGACCTGGAAATGTCCTCGTGGTCGGTACTCCAGCTTCAAGGTTTATGTTGACGATAATGACCATTCAACAAGCTCCCAGTGTAATCTCACGGTGCCCAACCTTCGTCACTACACTGAGTACAAGCTGACTGTGGAGACACAGAGCTGTGGACCAGCCAGCAATCAGACTGTTCGCTGCAGGACAGGAATCACAA ATCCTCCCTCTCCAGGAAACCTTAACTTACTGGTGAAAGTTATGGAAAGAGAACATGACAGATTTACGCTTAACATTAACTCCAGCCTTCTGAACAACACAAACGGGCCGATCAGATATGTTGGAGTACTGGTGATGAATGAAAACACTG ACACCTCTGACTTTAGAAGCTACTTGGAGAAAACTCATGCACAGTGGGATGCAGGAAACACTCCAGCATATCTGGCAACAGTCAGAGAGATAAACCTTCAATCCCGCAGCGAGGACGCCCAGCTAGTCATAGTGGTTGGAGATAGTAGCATATGGAAAGGCTACACTAATGGTGCTCTGAAAGCCAACCGCAATTACCA ATTGGCTATTGTCTTGTTCACTGATCTGAAACTCCAAAGTCAGCTTGTGAATGGTGCACAGTCACTGGTCTCAGTAACACAATTCAGTACAGTCGTCTTTCTCCCAGTAAACCCAG CTGTGATCGGCCTCGCTGTCGGAGCAACTTTGGGAATTTTTTccatcctcttcttcatcctcattGGCTTCATTATTTACTGGAGAAG GttatccaaaaaaaaatcacctgaCATCCAGATTAACCCCATCAG AGCCAAATC TGTGGCTGTGAAGGTTGAGGACTTTGAGGCGTACTACAAGAAGCAGAAAGCCGACTCCAACTGTGGCTTTGCCGAGGAATTTGAG GACCTAAAAACTGTTGGAACAGGACAGACTAAAACAAACGCCCTGGCTCCAGAGAACAAGTCCAAGAACCGCTACAACAACGTGCTTCCCT ATGACCACTCTAGGGTGAAACTCTCTATCATCCATGGGAGTCCACATGATGACTACATCAATGCTAACTACATGCCG GGTTACAACTCCAGGAAGGAGTTTATAGCAGCCCAGGGTCCTCTGCCGCAAACAGTCAACGAGTTCTGGAGGATGATCTGGGAGAAGAATGTACAGACTCTGGTCATGCTGACACGCTGCAATGAACAGGGACGG GTAAAATGTGAGCAGTACTGGGAACACGGCACCAAGCACTTTGAAAACATCATTGTAACAATGACCTCTGAAATCCCCCTGAAAGACTGGACCATCAGGGACTTTGATGTGAAAAAT GTGAAAACTGCAGAGACCCGCTCAGTTCGTCACTTCCACTTCACAGCCTGGCCGGATCACGGTGTGCCAGAGACCACCGAGCTCCTAATAAGTTTCAGACATCTGGTCAGAGAGCACATGGACCAGTACTCCAGACACTCTCCTGCTGTGGTCCACTGCAG TGCTGGTGTTGGTAGAACTGGTACCTTGATAGCCATCGATCGTCTAATCAACCAGATTGAGAGGGAAAATACGGTGGACGTGTACGGCATCGTCCATGATCTGCGCATGCACAGACCCCTCATGGTGCAGACAGAG GACCAGTATGTCTTCTTAAACCAGTGTGCCTTGGACATCATCAGATCAAGAACTGGAACCAATGTGGATCTAATCTACCAAAACATCGCTGCGATCTCTATTTACGAGAATGTGGAGCCAAAGAAAGGACATTCCAAAAACGGGTACTAG